In Methylacidiphilum infernorum V4, a single window of DNA contains:
- a CDS encoding cytochrome c oxidase subunit II — protein MIALLLELTGISPNAAEHGHQVDQFLELILWFMLILFMIWSSFFVYSLFKFSKKRNPNASYEGLKADWPKHLEWGVIFVEMVLLFGFSIPLWGKRVLNPPSVSEAIVVEAIAQQFGWLFHYPGADGKLGRRDNYLIDPMNPIGLDKTDPASKDDIVTMNEMHAPVGKPLLVQIGSKDVVHNFYIIQMRIQRDAIPGLTIPLWFTPIKTGRFEIACGQLCGVGHFAMKGYLVVESPEEYNSWLKQMAEMNAVNGPADKKVVAEVAHP, from the coding sequence ATGATTGCACTTTTACTCGAACTGACGGGGATTTCTCCCAATGCTGCCGAACATGGACACCAGGTTGATCAATTCCTAGAATTGATTCTTTGGTTTATGCTCATCCTTTTTATGATCTGGTCCTCTTTTTTCGTGTACTCTCTTTTTAAATTTTCAAAGAAAAGAAATCCCAACGCCAGTTACGAAGGACTGAAAGCGGATTGGCCTAAGCACCTGGAATGGGGGGTAATCTTTGTCGAAATGGTCTTGCTTTTTGGCTTTTCAATCCCCTTATGGGGAAAGAGGGTTTTAAATCCTCCCTCCGTCTCCGAGGCGATCGTCGTGGAAGCCATAGCTCAACAATTTGGATGGCTCTTCCATTATCCAGGAGCGGATGGGAAACTGGGGAGAAGAGACAATTACTTGATCGATCCGATGAATCCCATTGGATTGGATAAAACTGATCCCGCATCGAAGGATGATATCGTGACCATGAATGAAATGCATGCTCCCGTGGGGAAGCCTCTTTTAGTCCAGATCGGATCTAAAGATGTCGTCCACAATTTTTATATTATCCAGATGCGTATACAAAGAGACGCCATCCCCGGGTTGACCATTCCCTTGTGGTTTACGCCGATTAAAACGGGCCGGTTTGAGATTGCCTGCGGTCAGCTTTGTGGAGTCGGTCATTTTGCCATGAAAGGCTACTTGGTTGTTGAATCCCCTGAAGAATATAACAGTTGGCTTAAGCAGATGGCTGAAATGAATGCAGTTAACGGCCCTGCGGACAAAAAGGTTGTTGCCGAAGTAGCCCATCCCTAA
- a CDS encoding cytochrome C oxidase subunit IV family protein, giving the protein MSEEIHEEKKRIKSYFIVFGFLVVLAIVNVAVSYLHLGGGNIAAGLIIAGVQALLALGILMHMFWEKKTIHQLIGLAVLFVLALFLLLVASYFDSIGK; this is encoded by the coding sequence ATGAGTGAAGAAATACACGAGGAAAAAAAGCGAATTAAGTCCTATTTTATCGTTTTTGGCTTTTTGGTTGTTTTAGCGATAGTCAACGTGGCGGTCTCCTATCTTCATTTAGGCGGAGGGAACATAGCGGCTGGACTGATTATTGCAGGGGTCCAGGCCCTTTTAGCCTTGGGTATCCTGATGCACATGTTTTGGGAAAAAAAGACGATCCATCAACTTATAGGCCTTGCAGTGCTTTTTGTCTTGGCTTTATTTTTATTATTGGTTGCTTCGTATTTCGATTCTATTGGAAAATAA
- a CDS encoding cytochrome c oxidase subunit 3: MEIPYTVTARPDTGLYNAKVGIWLFLASEVMLFGGLFSAYIFLRLGASHWPHHILNVPMGLFNIMVLISSSITMVLAWASLKMREFAKYRQWLGVTLFCGVLFLSVKSVEYKDKFHHYGVILKTGQEITGHLAMSEEEAVRSDVLKIKPDPENAGDFIYQLKSIFSKPEAEEKVLEIPKSEIRWWSNFVPKYNTYLATYFTMTGIHALHILGGLLVLGYFWGPGASLYRTNPEHLANRVEVAGLFWHFVDLVWIFLFPTLYLF; the protein is encoded by the coding sequence ATGGAGATTCCTTATACAGTTACAGCAAGGCCTGATACCGGCCTTTATAATGCAAAGGTCGGCATATGGTTGTTCTTGGCATCGGAAGTCATGCTTTTTGGAGGGCTCTTTTCAGCCTATATATTTTTAAGGCTTGGAGCATCGCATTGGCCCCACCATATCCTCAATGTGCCGATGGGGCTTTTTAATATAATGGTGCTTATTAGTTCAAGTATCACCATGGTCTTGGCATGGGCTTCACTGAAAATGCGGGAATTTGCTAAATATAGGCAGTGGTTAGGGGTTACCCTTTTTTGTGGCGTTTTGTTTCTCAGTGTCAAATCGGTAGAATACAAGGATAAGTTTCATCACTATGGGGTTATTCTTAAAACCGGCCAGGAAATAACGGGTCACCTAGCCATGAGCGAAGAAGAAGCCGTCCGCTCGGATGTTTTGAAAATCAAACCTGATCCTGAAAATGCCGGAGATTTTATTTACCAGCTTAAATCCATATTTTCCAAGCCCGAGGCTGAAGAGAAGGTCTTGGAGATTCCCAAGAGCGAGATCCGTTGGTGGTCGAACTTTGTGCCCAAGTACAATACTTATTTAGCCACTTATTTTACGATGACGGGCATCCATGCCCTCCACATTCTCGGGGGGCTTCTCGTTTTGGGCTATTTCTGGGGGCCGGGTGCTTCCCTTTACCGCACCAATCCGGAACACTTGGCAAACAGGGTGGAGGTTGCCGGTCTTTTCTGGCATTTTGTCGATCTGGTATGGATCTTTCTTTTCCCCACCCTTTATCTCTTTTAG
- a CDS encoding cytochrome c oxidase subunit I, whose translation MDSEMSMTSPAAHGLHEEHEEIPWIRKYVFSTDHKMIGYQYMVTSLFVALFAFFLMVLMRWQLSFPGKPIPVFGPVLEKLLGSSMAPGGVMTPQLYNSFGAMHGTMMIFMALVPALFAGFGNFVVPLQIGAPDMAFPRLNMASFWLFFVGVVIMMVSFFVPGGAAKSGWTSYTPLADFADMGPGFHPIFNGQTLWLIGMAFNITGSLLGSVNIITTIIQLRTKGLSWMRLPVFVWSELVTAFLLLLAFPPLESAAIMQLMDRLFGTSFFSPEGLIVNGKHADISGGGSSILWQHLFWFLGHPEVYVQILPTMGIVGEIFANNTRKPLWSYKVFVYSLLAIGFLSMVVWAHHMYMTGMGQAVTSFFQIFTTIISIPSVLLGTVLLLSLWGASIRFNVPMLFALAWLPMFGIGGLTGLPLGWTASDVVLHDTYYVIGHFHYMMAPASLLALFAGIYYWFPKATGRTMNEFLGKLHFWPTVIFFNGIFFPMLVQGFAGVHRRWYDGGAGWQMAQNVLWLNNVMSFSAWALAVAQIPFIINFFWSLWAGKKVTDDNPWQATTLEWATPTPPGHGNFLHPVAVYRDPYEYSVPGYKQDYLPQWEPEERLKKEGKLSQLPS comes from the coding sequence ATGGATTCTGAAATGTCGATGACTTCACCTGCAGCCCATGGCCTTCATGAGGAACACGAGGAAATTCCTTGGATAAGAAAGTATGTTTTTTCCACCGATCACAAGATGATCGGCTACCAATACATGGTTACTTCTCTTTTCGTGGCCCTATTTGCATTTTTCCTCATGGTATTGATGCGCTGGCAGCTTTCTTTCCCCGGCAAACCGATACCCGTTTTCGGGCCTGTACTGGAGAAACTCCTTGGGTCATCCATGGCTCCCGGGGGGGTAATGACACCCCAGTTGTATAATTCTTTTGGAGCCATGCATGGAACGATGATGATTTTCATGGCGCTTGTACCGGCTCTTTTTGCTGGATTTGGCAATTTTGTCGTTCCCCTTCAGATCGGTGCTCCCGACATGGCTTTCCCTAGGCTGAACATGGCCAGCTTTTGGCTGTTTTTCGTCGGGGTTGTCATCATGATGGTGAGTTTTTTTGTTCCCGGGGGGGCGGCGAAGTCGGGATGGACATCCTATACCCCGCTTGCCGATTTTGCGGATATGGGGCCGGGTTTTCACCCCATTTTCAACGGACAAACCTTGTGGCTCATCGGGATGGCCTTTAACATTACCGGGAGTTTGCTGGGATCCGTCAACATCATTACGACCATTATTCAATTGAGAACCAAGGGGCTAAGCTGGATGAGGTTACCCGTTTTTGTTTGGAGTGAACTCGTTACGGCTTTTCTATTGCTCCTGGCTTTTCCTCCCTTGGAATCGGCGGCGATTATGCAACTGATGGATCGACTTTTTGGAACGAGTTTCTTTTCTCCTGAAGGATTGATTGTCAACGGCAAGCATGCGGATATCAGCGGAGGGGGATCTTCCATCCTTTGGCAACATCTTTTCTGGTTTTTAGGACATCCGGAAGTTTACGTTCAGATTCTGCCTACCATGGGGATCGTGGGTGAGATCTTTGCCAACAATACCCGCAAACCACTCTGGAGCTACAAGGTTTTTGTTTATTCACTCCTGGCTATCGGCTTTCTATCCATGGTCGTTTGGGCTCACCACATGTACATGACGGGAATGGGCCAGGCCGTTACTTCATTTTTCCAGATTTTTACGACCATCATCTCCATCCCATCCGTTCTTTTGGGCACGGTTCTCCTCCTCTCCCTGTGGGGGGCTTCTATCCGATTTAATGTCCCGATGCTTTTTGCCCTGGCATGGCTTCCCATGTTTGGAATAGGAGGCTTGACGGGATTACCCCTGGGTTGGACGGCCTCCGACGTTGTGCTGCATGATACTTATTACGTCATTGGTCATTTCCATTACATGATGGCTCCGGCCTCCCTGCTCGCCCTTTTTGCAGGTATTTATTACTGGTTTCCAAAAGCCACGGGCAGGACCATGAACGAATTCTTAGGCAAACTCCATTTTTGGCCGACGGTCATTTTCTTTAACGGGATATTCTTTCCCATGCTCGTTCAAGGTTTTGCCGGGGTTCATAGGAGGTGGTATGATGGAGGTGCGGGCTGGCAGATGGCCCAGAATGTACTTTGGCTGAACAACGTGATGAGCTTTTCGGCTTGGGCTTTAGCGGTTGCCCAGATCCCCTTTATTATCAATTTCTTCTGGAGCTTGTGGGCAGGGAAAAAGGTAACCGATGATAATCCTTGGCAGGCGACTACCCTTGAGTGGGCTACTCCTACGCCTCCCGGGCACGGCAATTTTCTGCATCCGGTAGCGGTTTATCGGGATCCCTATGAGTATAGTGTCCCGGGGTACAAACAGGATTATTTACCGCAATGGGAACCAGAGGAAAGATTAAAAAAAGAAGGAAAATTATCCCAGCTTCCTTCTTAA
- a CDS encoding c-type cytochrome, giving the protein MNEREENTQIIGSGTREGDPAKSRQDKVPRWFLLFSFLAFLLSLYILVFETGRWQNNVFDSGNLFWGYVAKEKPKEEPKTTTAEAKTDPMEIGREQYQAMCSACHQQNGMGMPGQYPPLANSEYVVGSKSRLGAILLNGLSGQLKINGSSYNGVMPGWKTALNDAKLAAVMTYIRNSWGNHADKVEEMEVKQLREKYGKKEGSWTVEELSQVGN; this is encoded by the coding sequence ATGAATGAAAGGGAAGAAAATACTCAAATTATAGGTAGTGGAACGAGGGAAGGAGACCCAGCAAAAAGCCGACAAGATAAAGTCCCTCGGTGGTTTTTGCTTTTCTCTTTTCTGGCTTTTCTACTCTCCCTTTATATCTTGGTGTTTGAAACGGGGAGATGGCAGAACAATGTTTTTGACTCCGGAAACTTGTTTTGGGGCTATGTGGCCAAGGAGAAACCCAAGGAGGAGCCCAAAACAACCACCGCCGAAGCCAAGACCGATCCCATGGAAATAGGCCGGGAACAATACCAAGCGATGTGTTCGGCTTGCCACCAGCAAAATGGCATGGGTATGCCCGGTCAATATCCACCCCTTGCAAACTCCGAATATGTCGTAGGCAGCAAGTCTAGGCTAGGAGCCATTTTACTGAACGGGCTTTCCGGGCAGTTAAAGATCAACGGCTCAAGCTATAACGGGGTGATGCCGGGATGGAAAACGGCTTTGAATGATGCGAAATTGGCAGCGGTGATGACTTACATACGCAACTCCTGGGGCAATCATGCGGATAAGGTCGAGGAGATGGAGGTCAAGCAACTCAGGGAAAAATATGGGAAAAAAGAGGGGTCATGGACCGTCGAGGAGCTTTCTCAAGTAGGAAATTAA
- a CDS encoding cbb3-type cytochrome c oxidase subunit II, giving the protein MGLKSMARQFLWMLGILSCFILGWIVYVIVPNQVLDTPPRGEETPPPDFGLVKTGQRIYGANGCSGCHTQVVRPANMGSDIARGWGSRRTLPVDYYHERNPFLGIVRMGSDLSNIGTRRKDPHWFYILLYNPDKIFPGTIMPPYRYLFRKVRAEGKRNPEALPQELTPGVPSELQVLPSPEAIALVAYLLSLDRTYAIETQAKKP; this is encoded by the coding sequence ATGGGATTAAAGTCGATGGCTAGACAGTTTCTTTGGATGTTGGGGATTTTAAGCTGCTTTATATTGGGCTGGATCGTCTACGTGATTGTTCCCAACCAGGTTTTGGACACTCCTCCCCGCGGAGAAGAAACCCCTCCGCCCGATTTCGGACTCGTTAAAACGGGTCAAAGAATTTATGGAGCCAACGGCTGTTCGGGTTGTCATACCCAAGTGGTCAGGCCGGCAAATATGGGTTCAGACATTGCAAGGGGATGGGGAAGTCGCAGGACACTGCCCGTGGATTATTATCATGAACGCAATCCTTTTCTAGGCATAGTGAGAATGGGCTCTGACCTTTCCAATATTGGAACAAGAAGGAAAGACCCTCATTGGTTTTATATTCTTCTTTATAATCCCGACAAAATATTCCCTGGCACCATCATGCCTCCCTATCGATATCTTTTTCGCAAGGTCAGGGCAGAAGGCAAAAGGAATCCTGAAGCACTGCCCCAGGAATTGACCCCTGGCGTTCCCAGCGAGCTCCAGGTTTTACCCTCCCCCGAAGCTATCGCCCTTGTCGCTTACTTACTTTCCCTTGATAGGACCTATGCGATCGAAACCCAGGCAAAAAAACCATGA
- a CDS encoding cbb3-type cytochrome c oxidase subunit I — MNSLKSLVAQKEGQGEISSGSSFMSAVIFLLMASFFWLLVSMGFALLGAGKIMIPSLLGSWGWLTFGRIELASFLVFSYGWGMNGGLAFSLYLVGSSGGSPFREKGYFLSSAIFWNLSLFIGMMAVLTGDIPSLSWAGWPDFVLFLLLLNYLFMVYGLVREGLGLGLFLRKISGCYLLVALLWFPWAIGSLFAFFHWDVIRGVSFASMEWWFNEGFLHLWLAPVGLAMLYDYVERVRAEFRPSRLSWGGLVAFFFFSNFACASHLVGGPFPLWMVGLGIASRILALVGATAITIDLRQQLKEALKVHSTPIVSRYYLIALYCFIIAVLGDGLLSFPLVSRFTHFSFVEIAFLVLFLYGFYSFALLAMAHGLFTSFFQKPWISETLLKVTFWANIYGMTFLFVFLCLGGLVQSFEFQDVQLPIAQVIESVLPYLRGAGMSATLILFSQLTYCFLLLLMAVMPVEEGEQKGG, encoded by the coding sequence ATGAATTCTTTAAAATCGCTCGTGGCACAAAAAGAGGGGCAGGGAGAGATATCCTCCGGAAGCTCTTTTATGAGCGCCGTTATCTTCCTGCTCATGGCCTCCTTTTTTTGGCTCCTGGTATCCATGGGTTTTGCCCTCCTTGGAGCGGGAAAGATCATGATTCCAAGCCTTCTTGGATCGTGGGGATGGCTGACCTTTGGACGCATAGAGTTGGCTTCTTTTCTCGTTTTTTCTTATGGATGGGGAATGAATGGAGGACTGGCTTTTAGCCTTTATCTGGTGGGCAGCAGTGGAGGCAGCCCTTTTCGAGAAAAGGGTTACTTCCTTTCCTCGGCCATTTTTTGGAATCTGTCCCTTTTTATCGGTATGATGGCCGTACTGACCGGGGATATCCCTTCTCTTTCGTGGGCGGGTTGGCCCGATTTTGTTCTATTCTTACTTCTTTTGAATTACCTCTTCATGGTTTATGGGTTGGTTAGGGAGGGGTTAGGTTTAGGCCTTTTTTTAAGAAAAATTTCGGGTTGCTATCTCCTCGTTGCTTTACTCTGGTTCCCTTGGGCAATTGGCAGCCTTTTTGCCTTTTTTCATTGGGATGTGATTCGAGGGGTTTCTTTTGCAAGCATGGAGTGGTGGTTTAATGAAGGGTTTTTGCATCTCTGGTTGGCCCCCGTAGGCTTGGCGATGCTCTATGATTACGTTGAAAGGGTGCGGGCGGAATTCCGCCCCTCGCGGCTTTCCTGGGGAGGGCTGGTTGCGTTTTTCTTTTTTTCGAATTTCGCTTGCGCTTCGCATCTTGTCGGTGGTCCTTTTCCCCTCTGGATGGTAGGATTGGGAATTGCTTCGAGGATTTTGGCTCTAGTCGGCGCGACGGCTATAACCATTGATCTGCGGCAGCAACTTAAAGAAGCCCTGAAAGTGCATTCTACCCCTATAGTATCGAGATATTATTTAATTGCCCTTTACTGCTTTATCATCGCCGTCTTGGGTGATGGACTTCTTTCGTTTCCCTTGGTCAGTCGATTTACCCATTTTAGTTTTGTAGAAATAGCTTTTCTTGTGCTCTTTCTCTATGGATTTTATTCTTTTGCATTACTTGCGATGGCCCATGGCCTTTTTACAAGTTTTTTTCAAAAACCGTGGATTTCTGAAACTCTCCTGAAGGTTACATTTTGGGCGAACATCTACGGTATGACCTTCCTCTTTGTATTTTTATGCCTGGGTGGACTTGTCCAGAGCTTTGAATTTCAAGATGTCCAATTGCCGATTGCACAAGTTATTGAATCGGTATTGCCTTACCTAAGAGGAGCGGGGATGTCCGCCACCCTAATCTTGTTTTCGCAGCTGACCTATTGTTTTCTATTGCTGCTGATGGCTGTGATGCCCGTGGAGGAGGGAGAGCAAAAAGGGGGATAA
- a CDS encoding c-type cytochrome produces MVITVVATAGLRGTKSRRPPLEIFPDMVRQLKVKEQAPSVFFPDGRASRMPVAGTVCWEEPVENPYFSTGIIGDQWGEGIPLEVSMDTLRMGKERFEIYCSACHGLAGYGNGIATHFNLFGVPNYHQDHTRQMPDGQLFYIITHGQGMMLGYGANLSLEERWAIVAYIRALQKSQNVPLGELSEEQKRLLKEANP; encoded by the coding sequence TTGGTTATTACTGTGGTAGCTACGGCGGGATTGAGAGGAACAAAAAGCCGGCGTCCTCCCCTAGAAATTTTTCCTGATATGGTCAGGCAACTCAAGGTCAAGGAGCAGGCCCCAAGCGTGTTTTTCCCTGACGGAAGGGCTTCAAGAATGCCCGTAGCGGGCACGGTGTGCTGGGAAGAGCCCGTTGAAAACCCTTATTTTTCTACAGGGATTATTGGTGATCAATGGGGGGAGGGTATTCCGCTCGAAGTTTCGATGGATACCCTGAGAATGGGCAAAGAGAGATTCGAGATTTATTGTTCGGCCTGTCATGGTTTGGCCGGCTATGGCAATGGGATCGCTACCCATTTCAATCTTTTTGGTGTTCCTAACTACCATCAAGATCATACCCGGCAGATGCCCGATGGCCAGCTCTTTTATATCATTACCCATGGACAGGGGATGATGTTGGGATATGGGGCCAATTTGTCCCTTGAAGAGAGGTGGGCTATAGTGGCCTATATAAGGGCCTTGCAAAAAAGTCAAAATGTCCCTCTTGGAGAATTATCCGAAGAACAAAAACGGCTGTTAAAGGAGGCAAATCCGTGA
- a CDS encoding DUF3341 domain-containing protein, which yields MKKNERKRILLGEEFMKDEQLSGDIYGLGAEFDSAAKLKAAALELKKLGYTRWEAYSPFPIHGMAEARGLGKSKVSLFSLIGGVIGLSIALVMVTTISAPRPAFFKEVLSSHLQGLFYPLVVQGKPYLGFQAFVPVLIEMTILFASFSTVMGVFLLSGMPSVYKSVWNWEKLARKGLDDRFFLVVENVDPLFSEEKTRLLLKELGAEEVVMVPR from the coding sequence ATGAAAAAGAACGAAAGGAAAAGGATTCTCCTGGGGGAGGAGTTTATGAAGGATGAACAGCTATCCGGTGATATTTACGGCCTGGGGGCGGAATTTGACTCCGCCGCCAAGTTGAAGGCTGCTGCTCTAGAACTGAAAAAGTTGGGATATACCCGCTGGGAAGCCTATTCTCCCTTCCCCATCCATGGCATGGCCGAGGCTAGGGGACTTGGGAAATCAAAAGTTTCTTTGTTTAGCTTGATTGGAGGAGTAATCGGACTCAGTATCGCCTTGGTCATGGTAACAACCATTTCGGCTCCCAGACCCGCTTTTTTTAAGGAAGTCTTGAGCAGTCATCTCCAAGGGCTTTTTTATCCCCTAGTTGTCCAAGGCAAACCTTATCTAGGATTTCAAGCTTTTGTCCCCGTGCTCATCGAGATGACGATTCTTTTCGCCTCCTTTAGCACGGTTATGGGGGTGTTTCTTTTGTCGGGCATGCCTTCGGTTTACAAATCGGTATGGAATTGGGAAAAACTTGCACGAAAAGGGTTGGATGACCGGTTTTTCTTGGTTGTGGAGAACGTCGATCCCCTTTTTTCAGAAGAGAAAACAAGATTGCTGTTAAAAGAGCTGGGTGCTGAAGAGGTGGTGATGGTTCCAAGATAA